A window of the Hevea brasiliensis isolate MT/VB/25A 57/8 chromosome 6, ASM3005281v1, whole genome shotgun sequence genome harbors these coding sequences:
- the LOC110652538 gene encoding putative receptor-like protein kinase At3g47110 — protein sequence MRDNLFTGLFPSSLGKLSKLQLLDLGENRLSGQIASSIGNITQLSKLSISRNNLDGIIPGSIGNCKFLQYLDMSRNKLNGSIPKEVLSLPSLSLYLNLSHNSLTGSLPEDVGKLTNINKLDVSENMLSGEIPETIGSCSSLEYLYMQGNAFRGSIPLSMASLKGLQVLDLSQNNLTGEIPKELQSLPFLLYLNFSFNDLVGEIPAEGVFSNASRISLMGNNKLCGGVPELHQPKCPTKAMENDCNFICFDASNAIKLAIIIPCVILCVLLMLVSVLAYRRRVSKKKSSAVPIDMDHPAQVSYKELYDATGGFSDHNLIGSGSFGSVYKGLLNQMEGPVAIKVLKLGTKGASESFMAECKVLGIVRHRNLAKLLTCCSSIDYKQNEFKALVYEFKGKRSLEKWLHHASINYKSRKLNFLQRLNIAIDVASALHYIHDLCEIPIIHCDLKPSNVLLDVDMVAYLSDFGLAKLFLKTNDASQNETSLVGILGTVGYVPPEYGLGGIPSKEGDVYSYGILVLEMFSGKRPTDKIFENHLTLHNFVKDALPRKLVQITDPTILSSVMEETSTTNAEMNEQVEIHAETESSNGNLSRTGIAKDKDCLISLFKVGVACSVESPKNRMRMGDVVKELHLIRSNLLGVRIFG from the exons ATGCGGGATAATCTTTTCACTGGTCTTTTCCCCTCTTCCCTAGGAAAATTAAGTAAACTTCAACTATTGGATTTGGGAGAAAATAGATTGTCAGGTCAGATTGCATCCTCCATAGGCAATATCACCCagttatctaagctttccatttcaCGAAACAATTTGGATGGAATTATTCCTGGAAGTATAGGAAATTGCAAATTTTTGCAGTATTTGGATATGTCAAGAAATAAGCTCAATGGATCCATACCCAAGGAGGTTCTCAGTCTTCCTTCATTATCTCTGTACTTAAACTTATCACATAATTCACTAACCGGCAGCCTACCTGAAGACGTGGGAAAGCTGACAAATATAAATAAACTAGATGTCTCAGAAAACATGCTTTCCGGAGAAATTCCTGAAACCATTGGGTCTTGTTCAAGTTTGGAATATCTCTATATGCAAGGAAATGCTTTCCGCGGAAGCATTCCTTTATCTATGGCTTCATTGAAGGGTCTCCAGGTATTAGATCTTTCGCAAAACAACCTCACTGGAGAAATTCCAAAAGAGCTGCAAAGTTTACCATttctattatatttaaatttttctttcaatgatCTTGTGGGTGAGATTCCAGCCGAAGGAGTTTTCAGCAATGCAAGTAGAATTTCATTGATGGGTAATAATAAGCTTTGTGGTGGTGTGCCAGAACTCCATCAACCAAAATGCCCTACAAAAGCAATGGAGAATGATTGCAATTTCATTTGTTTTGACGCATCCAATGCTATTAAGTTAGCAATCATAATTCCATGCGTGATTTTGTGTGTCCTGTTGATGTTAGTCTCCGTGCTTGCATATCGACGGAGAGTATCAAAAAAGAAGTCGTCTGCAGTACCCATAGACATGGATCACCCTGCTCAGGTATCTTACAAGGAACTTTATGATGCAACAGGTGGATTCTCTGACCACAACTTAATTGGTTCTGGCAGCTTTGGTTCTGTGTATAAAGGATTACTCAATCAAATGGAAGGACCTGTGGCTATTAAGGTTCTCAAACTTGGAACAAAGGGTGCTTCAGAAAGCTTCATGGCAGAATGCAAGGTGTTAGGGATAGTGAGACAtcggaatttggctaagttgttGACGTGTTGCTCCAGCATTGATTACAAACAAAATGAATTCAAAGCTCTAGTTTATGAATTCAAAGGTAAAAGAAGCTTGGAGAAGTGGTTGCATCATGCCAGCATAAATTATAAGTCAAGAAAATTGAATTTTCTTCAAAGATTGAATATTGCAATTGACGTGGCATCTGCATTGCATTACATTCATGACCTTTGTGAAATTCCAATCATTCATTGTGACTTGAAGCCAAGCAATGTTCTTCTCGATGTTGACATGGTTGCATATTTAAGTGATTTCGGTTTGGCTAAGCTATTCTTGAAAACCAATGATGCATCACAAAATGAAACCAGCTTAGTTGGAATATTGGGGACTGTTGGCTATGTGCCTCCAG AGTATGGATTGGGTGGCATTCCATCAAAAGAGGGAGATGTGTATAGTTATGGGATCCTTGTATTGGAGATGTTCTCAGGGAAAAGGCCAACAGATAAAATATTTGAAAACCATTTAACTCTACACAACTTTGTAAAGGATGCATTACCAAGAAAACTTGTGCAGATCACAGACCCAACCATTCTGTCAAGCGTAATGGAAGAAACATCAACAACAAATGCTGAAATGAATGAGCAGGTAGAAATACACGCTGAAACAGAGTCGAGCAATGGGAACTTGAGCCGAACAGGTATTGCCAAAGATAAAGATTGTTTGATTTCACTATTCAAAGTTGGAGTAGCCTGCTCAGTAGAATCACCCAAAAATAGAATGAGAATGGGGGATGTTGTTAAAGAACTACATTTGATTAGAAGTAATTTGCTTGGAGTTCGTATCTTTGGATGA